AAGCCAAGTATTTATGCTTAAACGCCATTATTTCATCAAATTCACCATTATTATCTTCAGTCCAAGCGGTGATTTCAAATTCGTCACTGAGCGTCAGTGTTTCGACAATTAAAGAGTGATAACGAGTGACTGTTAACGGATTCTTTAATCCAGTAAAAACCCCCTTACCTTTGTGCTTTATCTTTGAGGTTTTTCCATGCATTACTTGTTTGGCCTTAATGACATTTGCACCAAAAACTTGCGCGATAGACTGATGACCCAGGCACACACCTAAAATGGGGATTGAACCAGCAAACTGCTCTATAACTGATAATGAAATACCAGCGTCATTGGGGGTACACGGACCAGGAGATATGACCAGATAATCAGGAGATAAAGCCGCTATTTGCGCTAGTGATATTTCGTCATTGCGTTTAACGACAACGTCTTGTCCAAGTTCAGAGAAATATTGGAATAAATTAAACGTGAAACTATCGTAATTATCGATAATAAGTAACATGGAATATTAAAATTATAATGAGGAAACTGAGCGAATAATATCATAGCTAGAAATTGGTTTCTAATAATGAGTATTTGTAATAGACCTATACCCGCTAAATATTATTTACGTTTAAAGCCACAAACGAAAAAGCCCAGCGAATGCTGAGCTCTTTAATTAATAAATGATTATTAATTCTCTTTATTTAACTGAGACAAACTCAGGGTAAGCATCGATACCACAGTCGGCCATATCCATACCCATAACTTCTTC
This portion of the Moritella sp. Urea-trap-13 genome encodes:
- a CDS encoding aminodeoxychorismate/anthranilate synthase component II, with amino-acid sequence MLLIIDNYDSFTFNLFQYFSELGQDVVVKRNDEISLAQIAALSPDYLVISPGPCTPNDAGISLSVIEQFAGSIPILGVCLGHQSIAQVFGANVIKAKQVMHGKTSKIKHKGKGVFTGLKNPLTVTRYHSLIVETLTLSDEFEITAWTEDNNGEFDEIMAFKHKYLALEGVQFHPESILTEQGKELLNNFLLRH